A stretch of the Comamonas testosteroni TK102 genome encodes the following:
- the rpoC gene encoding DNA-directed RNA polymerase subunit beta' translates to MKSLLDLFKQFTPDEHFDAIKIGLASPEKIRSWSFGEVKKPETINYRTFKPERDGLFCAKIFGPIKDYECLCGKYKRLKHRGVICEKCGVEVTQTKVRRERMGHIDLAAPCAHIWFLKSLPSRLGLVLDMTLRDIERVLYFEAYVVTDPGMTPLKKFSIMTEDDYDAKQLEYGYDEFTAKMGAEGIKDLLEGIDIDVEIERLRNDLTGSEVKVKKNAKRLKLLEAFKKSGIKPEWMVMEVLPVLPPDLRPLVPLDGGRFATSDLNDLYRRVINRNSRLRRLLELKAPEIIARNEKRMLQEAVDSLLDNGRRGKAMTGANKRALKSLADMIKGKSGRFRQNLLGKRVDYSGRSVITVGPYLKLHQCGLPKLMALELFKPFIFAQLEQRGIATTIKAAKKEVEAGTPVVWDILEEVIKEHPIMLNRAPTLHRLGIQAFEPILIEGKALQLHPLVCAAFNADFDGDQMAVHVPLSVEAQMEARVLMLASNNVLFPASGEPSIVPSQDVVLGLYHATREKINGKGEGMVFADLMELQRALDAGETELHAKISVRLTEWNKNKETGEFEPVTSLVETTVGRALLSEILPKGLAFSNMNKALKKKEISKLINASFRKCGLKATVVFADKLLQNGFRLSTHAGISISIDDMLVPPQKADILARAESEVKEIEQQYVSGLVTSGERYNKVVDIWGKAGDDVSKVMMDQLKVQKTTDRHGNEVDQESFNAIYMMADSGARGSAAQIRQLAGMRGLMAKPDGSIIETPITANFREGLNVLQYFISTHGARKGLADTALKTANSGYLTRRLVDVTQDLVVNEQDCGTSNGYLMRAIVEGGEVIESLRDRVLGRSTAEEVLHPETRAVLVPAGTLLDEDTIEELEAQGVDEIKVRTALTCETRFGLCATCYGRDLGRGGLINLGEAVGVIAAQSIGEPGTQLTMRTFHIGGAASRAAIASSVEAKSNGVIGFNSTMRYVSNTKGELVVISRSGEIVISENGRERERHKVPYGAVLTIKPDEAIKAGKILANWDPLTRPIITEYAGQVRFENVEEGLTVAKQVDEVTGLSTLVVIDPKRRGSAKVVRPQVKLIDANNQEVKIPGTDHAVTIGFQVGALIQVRDGQDVGPGEVLARIPVEGQKTRDITGGLPRVAELFEARTPKDKGTLAEMTGTVSFGKETKGKIRLQITDLEGKVWEELVPKERNILVHEGQVVNKGESIVDGPADPQDILRLLGIEELSRYIVDEVQDVYRLQGVKINDKHIEVIVRQMLRRVIIENSGDTTYIQGEQVERSEVLNTNEQMQKEGKLPATYSNVLLGITKASLSTDSFISAASFQETTRVLTEAAIMGKRDELRGLKENVIVGRLIPAGTGLAYHQARKAKDEMDDAERRAIAEAEEAELAGVLADDVEAPAGDASAD, encoded by the coding sequence ATGAAATCGCTACTCGACCTGTTCAAGCAATTTACGCCTGATGAGCATTTCGATGCCATCAAGATCGGCCTGGCCTCGCCCGAGAAGATCCGTTCCTGGTCTTTCGGTGAAGTGAAGAAGCCTGAAACGATCAACTACCGTACTTTCAAGCCCGAGCGTGATGGTCTGTTCTGCGCCAAGATCTTTGGCCCGATCAAGGACTACGAATGCCTGTGCGGCAAGTACAAGCGCCTCAAGCACCGCGGTGTGATCTGCGAGAAGTGCGGCGTTGAAGTCACACAGACCAAGGTGCGTCGCGAACGCATGGGTCACATCGACCTGGCCGCGCCCTGCGCCCATATCTGGTTCCTGAAGTCCCTGCCTTCGCGCCTGGGCCTGGTGCTGGACATGACGCTGCGCGACATTGAGCGCGTGCTGTACTTCGAAGCCTATGTGGTGACCGACCCCGGCATGACTCCGCTGAAGAAGTTCAGCATCATGACCGAGGACGACTACGACGCCAAGCAACTCGAGTACGGCTACGATGAGTTCACCGCCAAGATGGGCGCTGAAGGCATCAAGGACCTGCTCGAAGGCATCGACATCGACGTCGAGATCGAGCGCCTGCGCAACGATCTGACCGGCTCCGAAGTCAAGGTCAAGAAGAACGCCAAGCGCCTGAAGCTGCTGGAAGCGTTCAAGAAGTCCGGCATCAAGCCCGAGTGGATGGTGATGGAAGTGCTGCCCGTGCTGCCTCCCGATCTGCGTCCTCTGGTGCCTCTGGACGGTGGCCGTTTCGCCACTTCCGACCTGAACGACCTGTACCGCCGCGTCATCAACCGCAACTCGCGTCTGCGTCGTCTGCTCGAGCTCAAGGCTCCTGAAATCATCGCGCGCAATGAAAAGCGCATGCTGCAGGAAGCAGTGGACTCGCTGCTGGACAACGGCCGTCGCGGCAAGGCCATGACGGGCGCCAACAAGCGTGCCCTGAAGTCTCTGGCCGACATGATCAAGGGCAAGAGCGGTCGTTTCCGTCAGAACTTGCTGGGCAAGCGCGTGGACTACTCCGGTCGTTCCGTGATTACCGTGGGTCCTTACCTCAAGCTGCACCAGTGCGGTCTGCCCAAGCTGATGGCGCTGGAGCTGTTCAAGCCCTTCATCTTCGCGCAGCTCGAGCAGCGCGGCATCGCCACGACCATCAAGGCGGCCAAGAAGGAAGTGGAAGCCGGTACGCCCGTGGTGTGGGACATCCTTGAAGAAGTCATCAAGGAACACCCCATCATGCTCAACCGTGCGCCTACGCTGCACCGTCTGGGTATCCAGGCGTTCGAGCCCATCCTGATCGAAGGCAAGGCCCTGCAACTGCACCCGCTGGTCTGCGCGGCCTTCAACGCCGACTTCGACGGTGACCAGATGGCTGTTCACGTGCCCCTGTCTGTCGAAGCGCAGATGGAAGCCCGCGTGCTGATGCTGGCCTCGAACAACGTGCTGTTCCCCGCTTCGGGCGAACCCTCCATCGTTCCTTCCCAGGACGTGGTGCTGGGTCTGTATCACGCCACGCGTGAAAAGATCAACGGCAAGGGCGAAGGCATGGTGTTTGCCGACCTGATGGAGCTGCAACGCGCTCTGGATGCCGGCGAGACCGAACTGCACGCCAAGATCAGCGTGCGCCTGACCGAGTGGAACAAGAACAAGGAAACCGGCGAATTCGAGCCCGTGACCTCGCTCGTGGAAACCACCGTGGGCCGTGCCCTGCTGTCTGAAATCCTGCCCAAGGGCCTGGCTTTCAGCAACATGAACAAGGCGCTGAAGAAGAAGGAAATCTCCAAGCTGATCAACGCCTCCTTCCGCAAGTGCGGTCTGAAGGCCACGGTCGTGTTTGCCGACAAGCTGCTGCAAAACGGCTTCCGTCTGTCCACGCACGCTGGTATCTCGATCTCCATCGACGACATGCTGGTGCCTCCGCAAAAGGCCGACATCCTGGCCCGCGCAGAGTCCGAAGTGAAGGAGATCGAGCAGCAGTACGTCTCGGGTCTGGTGACCTCCGGCGAGCGCTACAACAAGGTGGTGGACATCTGGGGCAAGGCCGGTGACGACGTATCCAAGGTGATGATGGACCAGCTCAAGGTCCAGAAGACCACAGACCGTCACGGCAACGAAGTCGATCAGGAATCGTTCAACGCGATTTACATGATGGCCGACTCCGGCGCCCGCGGCTCCGCAGCGCAGATTCGTCAGCTGGCCGGTATGCGTGGTCTGATGGCCAAGCCTGACGGCTCGATCATTGAGACGCCTATCACCGCGAACTTCCGCGAAGGCCTCAACGTGCTGCAGTACTTCATCTCGACCCACGGTGCTCGTAAGGGTCTGGCCGACACGGCGCTGAAGACGGCTAACTCCGGTTACCTGACTCGTCGTCTGGTGGACGTGACGCAGGATCTGGTCGTGAACGAACAGGATTGCGGTACCTCCAACGGCTATCTGATGCGCGCCATCGTCGAAGGCGGTGAAGTGATCGAATCCCTGCGCGACCGCGTGCTGGGCCGCTCGACCGCCGAAGAAGTGCTGCACCCCGAAACCCGTGCCGTGCTGGTGCCTGCCGGTACCTTGCTCGACGAAGACACCATCGAAGAGCTGGAAGCTCAGGGCGTGGACGAAATCAAGGTGCGTACGGCTCTGACCTGCGAAACCCGTTTCGGCCTGTGCGCCACCTGCTACGGTCGCGACCTGGGTCGTGGCGGCCTGATCAACCTCGGCGAAGCCGTGGGTGTGATCGCTGCCCAGTCCATCGGTGAACCCGGCACGCAGCTGACCATGCGTACCTTCCACATCGGTGGTGCCGCTTCGCGTGCTGCCATCGCTTCGAGCGTGGAAGCCAAGTCCAATGGTGTCATCGGCTTCAACAGCACGATGCGCTATGTGTCCAACACCAAGGGCGAGCTGGTGGTGATTTCGCGTTCCGGCGAGATCGTGATCAGCGAAAACGGCCGTGAGCGCGAGCGTCACAAGGTGCCTTATGGCGCCGTACTGACCATCAAGCCCGATGAAGCCATCAAGGCCGGCAAGATCCTGGCGAACTGGGACCCGCTGACCCGACCCATCATTACCGAATACGCCGGTCAAGTGCGTTTCGAGAATGTGGAAGAAGGTCTGACGGTGGCCAAGCAGGTCGACGAAGTGACCGGTCTGTCCACTCTGGTGGTGATCGACCCCAAGCGTCGTGGCTCCGCCAAGGTAGTGCGTCCCCAGGTCAAGCTGATCGACGCCAACAACCAGGAAGTCAAGATCCCTGGTACCGACCATGCCGTGACGATCGGCTTCCAGGTCGGCGCCCTGATTCAGGTGCGCGACGGCCAGGACGTGGGCCCCGGCGAAGTGCTGGCCCGTATCCCTGTGGAAGGTCAGAAGACCCGCGACATTACCGGCGGTCTGCCCCGTGTGGCCGAACTGTTCGAAGCCCGTACGCCCAAGGACAAGGGCACTCTGGCCGAGATGACCGGTACTGTGTCCTTCGGTAAGGAAACCAAGGGCAAGATCCGACTGCAGATCACCGATCTGGAAGGCAAGGTCTGGGAAGAACTGGTGCCCAAGGAGCGCAACATTCTGGTCCACGAGGGCCAGGTGGTGAACAAGGGCGAGTCCATCGTTGACGGTCCTGCCGATCCTCAAGACATCCTGCGTCTGCTGGGTATCGAAGAGCTGTCGCGCTACATCGTGGACGAGGTGCAGGACGTTTACCGCCTGCAGGGTGTGAAGATCAACGACAAGCACATCGAAGTGATCGTGCGTCAGATGCTGCGTCGCGTGATCATCGAGAACTCTGGCGATACCACCTACATCCAGGGTGAACAGGTCGAGCGTTCCGAGGTGCTCAACACCAACGAACAGATGCAGAAGGAAGGCAAGCTGCCTGCCACGTACTCCAACGTGCTGCTGGGTATCACCAAGGCTTCGCTGTCGACCGACTCGTTCATCTCTGCGGCTTCCTTCCAGGAAACCACCCGTGTTCTGACCGAAGCTGCCATCATGGGCAAGCGCGACGAACTGCGTGGCCTGAAGGAAAACGTGATCGTGGGTCGTCTGATCCCCGCCGGTACCGGTCTGGCCTATCACCAGGCTCGCAAGGCCAAGGACGAAATGGACGATGCCGAGCGTCGTGCCATCGCCGAAGCCGAAGAAGCCGAGCTGGCCGGTGTGCTGGCTGATGACGTCGAAGCACCTGCTGGCGACGCCTCTGCCGACTAA
- the rsmB gene encoding 16S rRNA (cytosine(967)-C(5))-methyltransferase RsmB has protein sequence MTSKPSQPKNAAAGAAVPNAPALWQQLDAVAKALHGILGGQSSKAVLAQVPQRLRPGVQALLFQVLRNLGRAQALQRQLVSRAPAPKVSALLSTALALAWDEAQAPYPPFTLVNQAVEAAKNGAARAQSGFINACLRRFLRERDALVSATDNDPVAVWNHPAWWIARLKKDHPQDWQTILAANNAQPPMTLRVNAQKSTAAQYQDALQAMGLKATAVAECGLQLEQAVPVQELPHFDEGWASVQDAAAQAAAPLLLAGLPQHQGRPLRVLDACAAPGGKTAHLIERAVPGSIEVTALEIDPERARRIDETLSRLGLKAKVLVADASAPKDWFESQCGAQPFDAILLDAPCTASGIVRRQPDVRWLRRESDVAQLADIQSRLLDTLWPLLQPGGRMVYCTCSVFKAEGDAQMQAFLARNTTAASLPAPGHLIPGKAAKHDSVSDNPLGDHDGFFYALLEKLR, from the coding sequence ATGACTTCCAAGCCTTCCCAACCCAAGAACGCCGCGGCTGGTGCTGCTGTGCCCAATGCTCCTGCCCTGTGGCAACAGCTGGATGCAGTGGCCAAGGCCTTGCACGGCATCCTGGGTGGCCAGTCCAGCAAGGCTGTGCTGGCACAGGTGCCGCAGCGCTTGCGTCCGGGAGTGCAGGCCTTGCTGTTCCAGGTGCTGCGCAATCTGGGGCGTGCCCAGGCGCTGCAAAGGCAGCTGGTGTCGCGGGCTCCCGCGCCCAAGGTCAGCGCCCTGCTGAGCACGGCGCTGGCTCTGGCCTGGGATGAGGCGCAAGCCCCTTACCCGCCCTTCACCCTGGTCAACCAGGCCGTGGAAGCCGCCAAGAACGGTGCGGCACGCGCGCAGTCCGGCTTCATCAATGCCTGCCTGCGCCGCTTTCTGCGCGAGCGCGATGCCCTGGTGAGCGCCACTGACAACGATCCCGTGGCTGTCTGGAATCACCCTGCCTGGTGGATTGCACGGCTCAAGAAAGACCATCCCCAGGACTGGCAGACCATTCTGGCGGCCAACAATGCCCAGCCGCCCATGACGCTGCGCGTGAATGCACAGAAAAGCACGGCAGCCCAGTATCAGGATGCGCTGCAGGCGATGGGCCTGAAGGCGACGGCCGTCGCCGAGTGCGGTCTGCAGCTGGAGCAGGCCGTGCCCGTGCAGGAGCTGCCGCATTTCGACGAGGGCTGGGCCTCGGTGCAGGATGCTGCGGCGCAGGCTGCGGCACCGCTGCTGCTGGCCGGCTTGCCCCAGCACCAGGGGCGCCCGCTGCGCGTGCTGGATGCCTGTGCCGCGCCCGGCGGCAAGACCGCCCATCTGATCGAACGTGCCGTGCCTGGCAGCATCGAAGTCACGGCCCTGGAGATCGATCCCGAGCGGGCTCGTCGCATCGATGAAACCCTGTCGCGCCTGGGCTTGAAGGCCAAGGTGCTGGTGGCCGATGCCTCCGCTCCAAAGGACTGGTTCGAATCTCAATGCGGCGCCCAGCCCTTCGATGCCATCTTGCTTGATGCGCCCTGCACGGCATCGGGCATTGTGCGTCGCCAGCCCGATGTGCGCTGGCTGCGCCGTGAAAGCGATGTGGCCCAGCTGGCAGACATACAGTCCAGGCTGCTGGACACCTTGTGGCCGCTGCTGCAGCCCGGCGGGCGCATGGTCTATTGCACCTGCTCGGTCTTCAAGGCCGAGGGCGATGCCCAGATGCAAGCGTTTCTTGCACGCAACACTACGGCGGCCAGCTTGCCTGCTCCGGGCCATTTAATTCCCGGCAAAGCCGCCAAACACGATTCCGTGTCCGACAATCCCCTGGGTGACCACGACGGCTTTTTTTACGCTCTGCTGGAAAAATTGCGCTAA
- a CDS encoding DUF4390 domain-containing protein, translating to MVLALSLVFVLARADTVPPDISSMQLTRTEDGVFLSANLQFELPGQVEDALRQGIPMYFIAEAQVQRERWYWSDQQLGIATRYYRITHQPLTKRWRLHISNSAFTGGSGTGLALGQTYEQLEDAIAAIQRIYRWKILEPAQLGSTSGVSVQLRFRVDLSSLPRPLQIGALGRSGWNLQMSRTQTLEATP from the coding sequence ATGGTGCTGGCGCTATCCCTGGTATTCGTGCTGGCCCGGGCCGATACCGTGCCGCCGGACATCAGCTCCATGCAGCTCACGCGCACCGAGGACGGCGTGTTTCTCTCGGCCAATCTGCAGTTCGAGCTGCCCGGTCAGGTGGAAGACGCCCTGCGCCAGGGCATTCCCATGTATTTCATTGCCGAAGCCCAGGTACAGCGCGAGCGCTGGTACTGGTCCGATCAGCAATTGGGTATTGCCACCCGTTATTACCGCATCACGCACCAGCCGCTCACCAAGCGCTGGCGTCTGCATATCTCCAACTCCGCCTTCACCGGCGGCAGCGGCACCGGGCTGGCGCTGGGCCAGACCTACGAGCAGCTCGAGGATGCCATCGCGGCCATTCAGCGCATCTACCGCTGGAAGATTCTGGAGCCCGCCCAGCTCGGCTCCACCTCGGGCGTTTCGGTGCAGCTGCGCTTTCGCGTGGATCTGTCGTCCCTGCCCAGGCCTTTGCAGATCGGTGCGCTGGGGCGCTCGGGCTGGAATCTGCAGATGTCGCGCACGCAGACCCTGGAGGCGACTCCCTGA
- a CDS encoding sensor histidine kinase produces MADFKLPDGEAGGSSAARWSRATRWAVGTGVVLMVVVGVLLLFLLTLATNNRLAYERNYNWLFAANVVVAGLLLLVLFWGGVRLALRLRRGRFGSKLLLKLAGIFTLVGLLPGLLIYVVSYQFVSRSIESWFDVKVEGALSAGVSLASATLDTVANDMANNTRTAGLQLSQTSDAGAALMLERIRDQIGATDVVLWNASGKAIASAGQSLFSLAPERPNTQLLRSLREQGGQRAVASIEGLDDAGDVPAEQAAANAKVRTLALVPSSAVNLLEEARYLQATIPLPQALVINALAVQEANREYQERALARGGLQRMYIGTLTLALFLAVFGAVVLAVVLGNQLAKPLLLLAQGMRDVARGDLRPKPALQSKDEIGGLTRSFAVMTQQLADARSDANRNLLQLDAARSNLQTILDNLTSGVIVLDRAGRIVLSNPGATRILRAPMAVFQGKRLRDVSGLQDFARVVQEQFEIFLGDASAQQGRDRWQQVYELDAGNGNGDVVHNTTSLVMRGAELPEDQRLLVFDDISEIVSAQRAQAWGEVARRVAHEIKNPLTPIQLSAERLAMKLTDKLQPVDQALLAKSVKTIVDQVAAMKRLVDEFREYARLPAANLQPLDLNALIAEVLQLYGEENATVRVEASLDEACPPIQGDSQQLRQVIHNLLQNAQDSTAQRAQETGQTPGSVTIETRWMDTAQRVRLSISDSGTGFAPNILQRAFEPYVTTKSRGTGLGLAVVKKIADEHGARVDLGNREEDGVVQGARVSLSFVPNDRAGTA; encoded by the coding sequence ATGGCAGACTTCAAGCTCCCGGACGGCGAGGCCGGCGGCTCCTCGGCCGCACGCTGGTCGCGCGCCACGCGCTGGGCCGTCGGTACGGGCGTGGTGCTGATGGTGGTGGTGGGGGTGCTGCTGCTGTTCCTGCTGACCCTGGCCACCAACAACCGGCTGGCCTACGAGCGCAACTACAACTGGCTGTTTGCGGCCAATGTGGTGGTGGCCGGATTGCTGCTGCTGGTGCTGTTCTGGGGCGGGGTGCGCCTGGCGCTGAGGCTCAGGCGCGGGCGTTTCGGCAGCAAGCTGCTGCTCAAGCTGGCCGGCATCTTCACCCTGGTGGGCTTGCTGCCGGGCTTGCTGATCTATGTGGTGTCCTACCAGTTCGTTTCACGCTCCATCGAGAGCTGGTTCGACGTCAAGGTCGAAGGGGCGCTGTCCGCCGGCGTGAGCCTGGCCAGCGCCACGCTGGATACGGTGGCCAACGACATGGCCAACAACACGCGCACCGCAGGCCTGCAGCTGTCCCAGACCTCGGATGCCGGGGCCGCGCTGATGCTGGAGCGCATCCGCGATCAGATCGGCGCCACCGATGTGGTGCTCTGGAACGCCTCGGGCAAGGCCATCGCCAGCGCCGGCCAGTCTCTGTTCAGCCTCGCACCCGAGCGGCCCAATACCCAGCTGCTGCGCAGCCTGAGGGAGCAGGGCGGCCAGCGCGCCGTGGCCAGCATCGAAGGTCTGGATGATGCCGGCGACGTGCCTGCCGAGCAGGCCGCCGCCAATGCCAAGGTGCGCACGCTGGCGCTGGTACCCAGCTCGGCCGTGAATCTGCTCGAAGAAGCGCGCTATCTGCAGGCCACGATCCCCTTGCCTCAGGCCCTGGTCATCAATGCCCTGGCCGTGCAGGAGGCCAATCGCGAGTACCAGGAGCGAGCGCTTGCTCGCGGTGGTTTGCAGCGCATGTACATCGGCACATTGACGCTGGCGTTGTTTCTGGCCGTGTTTGGCGCCGTGGTGCTGGCCGTGGTGCTGGGCAACCAGCTGGCCAAGCCGCTGCTGCTGCTGGCCCAGGGCATGCGTGATGTGGCGCGTGGCGATCTGCGCCCCAAGCCCGCGTTGCAGAGCAAGGACGAGATCGGCGGGCTGACGCGCTCCTTTGCCGTCATGACCCAGCAACTGGCCGATGCGCGCTCCGATGCCAATCGCAATCTGCTGCAGCTCGATGCAGCGCGCAGCAATCTGCAGACCATTCTGGACAACCTCACATCGGGCGTCATCGTGCTCGATCGTGCCGGGCGCATCGTGCTCAGCAACCCCGGCGCGACACGCATTCTGCGTGCGCCCATGGCGGTATTCCAGGGCAAGCGACTGCGCGATGTCTCGGGCCTGCAGGACTTTGCCCGTGTGGTGCAGGAGCAGTTCGAGATCTTCCTGGGCGATGCTTCGGCCCAGCAGGGGCGGGACCGCTGGCAGCAGGTCTATGAGCTGGACGCCGGCAACGGCAACGGTGATGTGGTGCACAACACCACCAGTCTGGTCATGCGTGGTGCGGAGCTGCCCGAGGACCAGCGCCTGCTGGTGTTCGATGATATTTCGGAGATCGTCTCGGCCCAGCGTGCACAGGCCTGGGGCGAGGTGGCGCGCCGCGTGGCGCATGAAATCAAGAATCCGCTGACGCCGATTCAGCTGTCTGCCGAGCGTCTGGCCATGAAGCTGACCGACAAGCTGCAGCCTGTGGACCAGGCGCTGCTGGCCAAGTCGGTGAAGACCATTGTCGATCAGGTGGCTGCGATGAAACGCCTGGTCGATGAGTTCCGCGAGTACGCACGCTTGCCGGCGGCCAATCTGCAGCCGCTGGATCTGAATGCTCTGATCGCCGAGGTGCTGCAGCTCTATGGCGAGGAAAATGCGACGGTGCGCGTGGAGGCATCCCTGGACGAAGCTTGCCCGCCCATCCAGGGCGATAGCCAGCAATTGCGCCAGGTCATCCACAATCTTTTGCAAAATGCGCAAGATTCCACGGCGCAAAGAGCGCAGGAAACAGGGCAGACTCCGGGCTCCGTCACCATCGAAACCCGCTGGATGGACACGGCCCAGCGTGTGCGCCTGAGCATCAGCGACAGTGGCACAGGTTTTGCTCCCAATATTCTGCAAAGAGCTTTCGAGCCCTATGTGACCACCAAGTCCCGCGGCACCGGCCTGGGCCTGGCGGTGGTCAAGAAAATCGCCGACGAACATGGCGCAAGAGTGGACCTGGGTAATCGAGAGGAAGACGGGGTAGTTCAAGGCGCGCGAGTGTCGCTATCATTTGTACCTAACGACCGTGCAGGGACGGCTTGA
- a CDS encoding response regulator: protein MANILVVDDELGIRDLLSEILNDEGHSVDVAENATQARVSRATNNYDLVLLDIWMPDTDGVTLLKEWATAGQLTMPVIMMSGHATIETAVEATRIGALSFLEKPITMQKLLKAVEQGLARSTASQGSEAASHASNGTAPSAVVSITAQAAEDNLPNSHQGFDLDRPLREARDGFEKAYFEFHLAREGGSMTRVAEKTGLERTHLYRKLRQLGVDLGRNRRG from the coding sequence ATGGCAAACATACTAGTGGTCGACGACGAACTGGGGATCCGGGATTTGTTGTCGGAAATCCTCAACGACGAAGGTCATAGTGTGGACGTGGCAGAGAACGCCACGCAGGCACGCGTATCCAGGGCCACCAACAACTACGATCTGGTGCTGCTGGACATCTGGATGCCGGACACCGACGGCGTCACCTTGCTCAAGGAATGGGCCACGGCCGGTCAGCTCACCATGCCCGTCATCATGATGAGCGGCCATGCGACCATCGAGACGGCCGTCGAGGCAACGCGCATCGGCGCGCTGTCCTTCCTCGAAAAGCCCATCACCATGCAGAAGCTGCTCAAGGCAGTGGAGCAGGGGCTGGCGCGCAGCACGGCCAGCCAGGGCTCGGAAGCCGCCTCGCATGCCAGCAATGGCACCGCGCCATCGGCCGTGGTCAGCATCACGGCGCAGGCGGCAGAAGACAATCTGCCCAATTCGCACCAGGGCTTCGATCTCGACCGCCCCTTGCGCGAGGCGCGCGACGGCTTTGAAAAAGCCTATTTCGAATTCCACCTGGCCCGCGAAGGCGGCTCCATGACGCGCGTAGCCGAGAAGACCGGCCTGGAGCGCACCCATCTGTACCGCAAGCTGCGTCAGCTGGGCGTGGATCTCGGACGCAATCGCCGCGGATAA